In a genomic window of Phacochoerus africanus isolate WHEZ1 chromosome 6, ROS_Pafr_v1, whole genome shotgun sequence:
- the SLC25A44 gene encoding solute carrier family 25 member 44 isoform X1: MEDKRNIQIIEWEHLDKKKFYVFGVAMTMMIRVSVYPFTLIRTRLQVQKGKSLYHGTFDAFIKILRADGVAGLYRGFLVNTFTLISGQCYVTTYELTRKFVADYSQSNTVKSLVAGGSASLVAQSITVPIDVVSQHLMMQRKGEKMGRFQVRGNPEGQGVVAFGQTKDIIRQILRADGLRGFYRGYVASLLTYIPNSAVWWPFYHFYAEQLSSLCPKECPHIVFQAISGPLAAATASILTNPMDVIRTRVQVEGKNSIILTFRQLMAEEGPWGLMKGLSARIISATPSTIVIVVGYESLKKLSLRPELVDSRHW; encoded by the exons ATGGAGGACAAACGTAACATCCAGATCATCGAGTGGGAACACCTGGACAAGAAGAAGTTCTATGTGTTTGGTGTGGCAATGACAATGATGATCCGCGTCAGTGTCTACCCATTCACCCTCATCCGCACTCGGCTGCAGGTTCAAAAAGGCAAGAGCCTCTACCATGGGACCTTTGACGCCTTCATCAAGATCCTACGGGCAGATGGTGTGGCTGGCCTCTACCGGGGATTCCTGGTCAACACCTTCACCCTCATATCTGGCCAGTGCTACGTCACCACTTATGAGCTCACCCGGAAGTTCGTAGCTgactacagccagagcaacacagtcAAATCACTGGTGGCTGGTGGCTCGGCCTCGCTTGTAGCTCAGAGCATCACGGTGCCCATTGATGTGGTCTCCCAGCACCTCATGATGCAGCGCAAGGGTGAGAAAATGGGCCGTTTCCAAGTGCGAGGGAATCCAGAGGGACAAGGGGTAGTTGCCTTTGGCCAAACCAAGGACATCATCAGGCAGATCCTGCGGGCCGATGGACTTCGTGGCTTCTACCGAGGCTATGTGGCCTCACTGCTTACTTACATCCCAAACAGTGCTGTCTGGTGGCCCTTCTATCACTTCTATGCAG AGCAGCTCTCGTCCCTCTGTCCTAAGGAGTGCCCTCACATTGTCTTTCAAGCCATCTCAGGGCCTCTGGCAGCAGCCACTGCTTCCATCCTCACCAACCCCATGGATGTCATCCGTACCCGAGTGCAG GTTGAGGGAAAGAACTCCATCATCCTGACCTTCCGACAGCTGATGGCAGAAGAGGGGCCTTGGGGCCTCATGAAGGGACTCTCTGCCAGAATCATCTCAGCCACGCCCTCCACCATTGTTATTGTGGTGGGCTACGAGAGCCTCAAGAAACTCAGCCTCCGACCTGAGCTGGTGGACTCAAGACACTGGTAA
- the SLC25A44 gene encoding solute carrier family 25 member 44 isoform X2, whose product MEDKRNIQIIEWEHLDKKKFYVFGVAMTMMIRVSVYPFTLIRTRLQVQKGKSLYHGTFDAFIKILRADGVAGLYRGFLVNTFTLISGQCYVTTYELTRKFVADYSQSNTVKSLVAGGSASLVAQSITVPIDVVSQHLMMQRKGEKMGRFQVRGNPEGQGVVAFGQTKDIIRQILRADGLRGFYRGYVASLLTYIPNSAVWWPFYHFYAG is encoded by the exons ATGGAGGACAAACGTAACATCCAGATCATCGAGTGGGAACACCTGGACAAGAAGAAGTTCTATGTGTTTGGTGTGGCAATGACAATGATGATCCGCGTCAGTGTCTACCCATTCACCCTCATCCGCACTCGGCTGCAGGTTCAAAAAGGCAAGAGCCTCTACCATGGGACCTTTGACGCCTTCATCAAGATCCTACGGGCAGATGGTGTGGCTGGCCTCTACCGGGGATTCCTGGTCAACACCTTCACCCTCATATCTGGCCAGTGCTACGTCACCACTTATGAGCTCACCCGGAAGTTCGTAGCTgactacagccagagcaacacagtcAAATCACTGGTGGCTGGTGGCTCGGCCTCGCTTGTAGCTCAGAGCATCACGGTGCCCATTGATGTGGTCTCCCAGCACCTCATGATGCAGCGCAAGGGTGAGAAAATGGGCCGTTTCCAAGTGCGAGGGAATCCAGAGGGACAAGGGGTAGTTGCCTTTGGCCAAACCAAGGACATCATCAGGCAGATCCTGCGGGCCGATGGACTTCGTGGCTTCTACCGAGGCTATGTGGCCTCACTGCTTACTTACATCCCAAACAGTGCTGTCTGGTGGCCCTTCTATCACTTCTATGCAG GTTGA